From the genome of Synergistaceae bacterium, one region includes:
- a CDS encoding aspartate kinase: MKKVVKFGGTSLADSKQFEKVKNIILSDSSRGYVVPSAPGKRNSSDIKITDLLYKCYELAKKGKNFSEEFSMIQERYNEIIRDLNLDLDLSEEFSKIEVKLLNEPEKDYTASRGEYLNGLIMAKYLGFEFIDPSEVIFFDNAGNFESDKTNAALSARLDSVSCAVIPGFYGINEAGNITTFSRGGSDITGSIVARACRAAVYENWTDVSGLLMADPKVVDNPAVMKIITYRELRELSYMGASVMHEDAIFPVKKAGIPINIRNTNKPDDAGTWIVANTARRSKFMITGIAGRKDFCSIIIAKDLMHSQSDFYRKVVQCFEENNIPPEHLPSGIDTMTVIVQESKFIEHEQEVLRRIAKFVEPDSLEVESGIALIAVVGRSMKAQTGTASKIFQALAEERINVRMIDQGASELNIIVGVLNEDFERAVRAIYNKFVK; encoded by the coding sequence ATGAAAAAAGTAGTCAAATTCGGCGGTACTTCATTAGCTGACTCTAAACAGTTTGAGAAGGTCAAAAATATAATTCTCTCTGATTCTTCGCGGGGCTATGTTGTTCCTTCAGCACCGGGCAAGAGAAACAGCAGCGACATCAAGATAACTGACCTGCTTTATAAATGCTATGAGCTTGCGAAAAAGGGGAAAAATTTTTCTGAAGAGTTCTCAATGATTCAAGAGAGATATAACGAAATTATCAGAGATTTAAATCTTGATCTCGACTTGAGCGAAGAATTTAGCAAAATTGAAGTAAAATTGCTGAATGAACCTGAGAAAGATTACACAGCGTCAAGAGGCGAATATTTGAACGGTCTTATAATGGCGAAATATTTAGGCTTTGAATTTATTGACCCGTCAGAAGTAATTTTCTTTGACAACGCCGGAAATTTTGAGTCAGACAAGACAAACGCGGCATTAAGTGCAAGACTCGACTCTGTATCATGTGCAGTTATACCGGGATTCTATGGGATTAATGAAGCAGGAAATATCACAACTTTTTCGCGGGGAGGCTCTGATATTACGGGGTCAATCGTTGCGAGGGCGTGCCGTGCTGCTGTTTATGAAAATTGGACTGATGTATCAGGCTTATTAATGGCAGATCCCAAAGTTGTAGATAATCCCGCTGTCATGAAAATTATCACATATCGTGAACTGCGCGAACTTTCATACATGGGAGCAAGCGTTATGCACGAGGATGCAATTTTTCCCGTCAAGAAGGCCGGAATACCCATAAATATCCGCAATACAAATAAACCCGATGACGCAGGCACATGGATAGTAGCGAATACTGCAAGACGTTCAAAATTTATGATAACGGGCATAGCAGGACGTAAAGATTTTTGCTCGATAATAATTGCAAAAGATTTAATGCACTCTCAATCAGATTTTTATCGCAAAGTAGTACAGTGTTTCGAGGAAAATAATATCCCGCCTGAACATTTGCCATCAGGAATAGACACAATGACGGTTATTGTTCAGGAGTCAAAATTTATCGAACATGAGCAGGAAGTCTTAAGGCGCATAGCAAAATTTGTAGAACCTGATTCGCTTGAAGTTGAGTCGGGCATAGCATTAATTGCAGTTGTCGGACGCAGCATGAAAGCTCAAACGGGTACGGCCTCGAAAATTTTTCAAGCACTTGCAGAAGAAAGAATCAATGTCCGCATGATAGATCAGGGAGCTTCGGAATTAAATATTATCGTCGGAGTATTAAATGAAGATTTCGAGCGCGCTGTCAGGGCAATTTACAACAAATTCGTAAAATAA